The following nucleotide sequence is from Chaetodon auriga isolate fChaAug3 chromosome 19, fChaAug3.hap1, whole genome shotgun sequence.
AGCAGGAAGATGCTAAAGACCAGCGAGCTGGCCTGGATGTACGTCGCCCAGTCGTGGTGCGATCGGTTGAGCTCACAGACGATTCGGGCGTAGCACACGACCGTGACCAGCAGCGGCACCAGGAGGCCGAGGATGGTCAGAAACAGGTTGTAGTAGAGCAGGAAGACGTGGGAGTCGTGGTCCAGGGGCAGGACGTCGTGGCAGGTGAGGAGGCCCACCTCAGGGAGCCAATAGCTCTGCTGGATGAGGAGTTCAGGGACGACGGCGGCGCCGAAGACGCCCCACACGGCCACGCTGGCCCAGGCCGTGCACATCCTCTTGGGCAGGCGTTTGTACATGAAGGGGTGCACCACGGCCAGGTAGCGCTTGATGCTGATGCAGGCCAGCGTCTGGGCCGAGCAGTAGAGGTTGCCATAGAAACAGGCCGTGACCACCCGGCAGGCAGCCTCTCCGAGCACCCAGTGGTTTCCATGGAGATGGTAGTAAGCCTtgaagaagagggagatgaggaggaagaggtcgGAGACGGCCAGGCTGCAGTAGAGGATGGCAGAGGACACCTTCCTGATTTTAGAGGCCAGCGTGCACAAGATGGCGACGTTGGCTGGGATCCCGACAACCACGACCAGCACGTAGATGACGGGGATGATCCGCGTGCTCAGCGGGCCGCGGAGGAAGGCCGCTGCGCTGCTGCTCAGGGACCGCAGAGCTGGAGGGGGCTGGGACGAAAGGGGCGCTTGTGTCCCGTTTAAGACAAGAAATATGTTGGTCTCAGAGACGAGGACGGGGTCCCCTTTAAATGTTCTGGGCACGGCGACCGAGCTGTTCCTGCGCGtccctgcagcacaaacaggaacaggaacatTTTATTCAGGAGACTCACCCTCACAcgtttttatgtaaaaaaaaaaaaaaaaaccttaacaATGTACTAAATAGACCACAACTAacaattattgtcattattgttAATATAATAATGCCACTGCTACcactaataatgataatcataGTAAGAAGTttattatattaatatatatattattatatattaacaacttcataaaaacatatttaataaaGTATAATTCACACAgataaaagcctgtttttaaGAACAGGATGTGCCATCAGCTGATCTAAGAGGGCATCCAGGCCCATGTTTTATTTCCTTCATCCTACAGATCAACCATCACTGTCAGACATGGATACACACACGTACCGCCCATAAACACCCACTTCAGGCACTTCTATTGGACTAATTGTGTTGTTCACAGTTTACAGAAGCAGCTGCTTTTCACGTATgtttacagtatatatacacacacgcacctgTTTTCTAACAGTTTGATGtctttattcagcttttttgtCTGCGatactttctgttttcttttgtgttttagtCAAAGTCCTTGAATGTGTTCACATAGAGTGTCAATAAAGCAGATTCGGATCCTGATCAATCAATGAACAGTTTTAGATTTGGAGTGGCCTTCGCTGTCTCTCATGGCAGACATTTGTCTTTAGAGGACAGGGTGAGGCAGCACACATCAATCAAAGCGTCCAGATCAGATACACACCAAGAACATTGCACAACGCTGCAGGCGAGAGCTGTAACATGTATGAAGTGACTGTAGAACAGCTTAAAGCTCAAGGTGGCACCCTGCAGATCAATGGTTCAACCAGCTGACAGTCCAGAGCCAAAGATGTCCAGTCAgataagacaaacaaaatgttgaTTCGCTGATCGATCAGTTAATCGATCAATgtttcagctccagctctgatAATGATCATAACTGCTATCAGAGTGAATCAGGGACAGTCACCTCTGTGCGAGTTACAGCGCGTTGTGTTTCCTCATCTGAATCCACCACAGTTCACTCCTTTACTGATGGAAGTTTAGTTCAGTAGTTCAGTAGTTTAGTAGTTCAATAGTTCAGTAGTTTAGTCGTTTAGTCGTGTAATAGTTGACACCCTCAGTTAAAACCATAAAGACTGAAGTTTACCTGGTCAGTGTTGAGGACAGCTGGATGTTTCACAGTGAGCTGATTGTAAAGGAGCTTTAAAAAACGTGATAAAAGAAATCTTTTTCTCAAACTCTTACCTGCTTTCTGAAGGGAGCCGCTcagacagagaacaaacacGAGCAGAAGCAGAAGTTTCCTCATGTCGTCTTGTTGTTGACcagctctctgctcctctgcggCTCTGCGCTCAGTCTCATGTCGCTCGGTGTCgcctcagtctgctgctctgtgggtgTATccgagccccccccccccccccccccccccgagaaAACCCTGACACCTTCTGTGATTGAGCAGGAATGTGGCTGCCTCTGGTTTCTGTTTTAACACGCAGTGCACGAACAGAGTGAAGCAACACCTCGTCATGTCACCTGCTGTATCAGGTTCAAAGGTGACAGCGGGAACATCTTctatcagctgttttctttcactttaaACCTTCTCCAACAGTTTTAGGCTTTTCCAGTGTTTTGCAAACTTAACACAACAAGCTGCTGCACGTTCCGTCAGACAGAAGTATGTCTGCCTGCTTTATGTCGGACATTTGGAAACTTTCTGTCGGAGTGATGCCTGCAGGGATGTGGAGTGAGGCGGCGGGCGGAAACGGGCCAGTGCGCGAGCGAGGAAGCGCCTGTCTGCACATGATAAGCCTCCCTGAACATGAGCTGCTCTGTTTAGTCTTCATGCGCTCACACTTTATCTTCTCATCAGAGCATCTTTTGGCTCCCAGACGCTTTAGGAAGTCGTGCACTGAGTCATAAATATCACACCTTCAGTCCATCACTGAGGTGATCTCAATCCATTTCTGAACTTCCCTGCAGCTCTACATCTTTTATCATAAGTTCATcttgttttcatatttacaaGAACCACTTTGAGGTactatttctctgtttttattatttgagCCTCATCTGAGCGCGAGCTTCCAGCTGTTCACAGCTGTGACCTTCGTCCTGTTGGTTacatgaggaggaggtgtttCTGTCCCACCCCACGTTCAGCTCAGACCCTCGCCGTAATGTGATACCCACTTCCCTCCTGTGACGTAATTCGAGCAGAAAACATCGCAGATGActcacagtgaggaggaggaggaggaggaggaggaggagggagcgcaTCTCTTCGCTGTGGTCTCAAACAAACATCACGTGGTTTCAATGTTTGACGAAAAGGAGAAATGTCAGAGGTTTTGTTTTCTGGAAGATGCAAAAACAGTTTGCCTGATTTGTTCCCACgtgaaaacagtcattttgCCAATGAATACAGACATTTTATATTTAACGTGTATGAAAGTATTTAGTGTGTGATTGAGTCTCGAGCACAAAACACAATTGAAAgcaacattcattcattgtgaaatacacagaaatcacacatcTATTTCAGGCCCGTCAGAGAAGAAGCGTGATGcacctccttcctgtctgacttcTGCAAACTTCAGCACATCAGTGGAAAACACGAGCAGTGAATCAGCTTCGCTTTTCCACGTGTGGGGATTCTTCAAAGAACCTCCAAACACTGAGGTGCAGAGCAGACTGGGGGACATGTCCATCAGCCTCATCCTCACACAGACTGTGACGCTGTGAGACATCAGCAGCCTCTCATCACTCTTTCAGGTTCGAACTAAAAACCCTTTAAATGATTTTTGCTGGTCTCATCTGTGAGAAGGAGGTTCAAACAGGGAGGGTATCAGGAACTGTCACTTCTCCCCACCAGAGGGCGACATTTCCCTTCAGTACAGGACGACT
It contains:
- the LOC143337775 gene encoding proteinase-activated receptor 3-like; translation: MRKLLLLLVFVLCLSGSLQKAGTRRNSSVAVPRTFKGDPVLVSETNIFLVLNGTQAPLSSQPPPALRSLSSSAAAFLRGPLSTRIIPVIYVLVVVVGIPANVAILCTLASKIRKVSSAILYCSLAVSDLFLLISLFFKAYYHLHGNHWVLGEAACRVVTACFYGNLYCSAQTLACISIKRYLAVVHPFMYKRLPKRMCTAWASVAVWGVFGAAVVPELLIQQSYWLPEVGLLTCHDVLPLDHDSHVFLLYYNLFLTILGLLVPLLVTVVCYARIVCELNRSHHDWATYIQASSLVFSIFLLCFTPAGVLHLLHHVQLFVDGSESLYVHFKVAVCLCCLHACLDPFLFLLMSKSAGSTLRFRPFKGKTLSLSF